TGATAGTCTTGTCCGGAAGAACGACCACTAGTATGATAAGACATCTACTGGAACGAGTCGACGAGACGGAATTTAGAGCGTCCGCGATCGTGATCGCGATCGCGGTGAGTATCGTTATCGGAACATCAATCGGTGCGACAGGAATCGCCGCAGGGGCCGTCCAACCGGACGAACCGAACGGATACGCCGTGACACAGGGCGAAGAGTGTGTCGCTGTCGAACCGCTCGGAAACGGCACGCAGTCCGTCGAAGCGTTCTACGACTACCGAACGCCGGAGACGTCCCCAAGTAACTACACCTACAGCTCTCACGGTACCACACAGTTGCAAGCAGACGATACGAGCAATCTGTTCCTGTACGAGGGGACGGAGGGCCTCAGTCTCGTACTCGTTCACGACCAGTACGACGGGGATTCCCCTGGCGGAGCAGCGACGATGCAGTTCGACGAACTGCCAGAGGAGGGCGAGTGGGTGGTCGAAGACGACAATTACAGCGACGACATCCAGGGCGGGCCTGACGACGTGTTCGAGCACAACGACACGTCGAGTCGCATCACGTGGGCCTGGGCGGACAACCGTACAGATGGCGCTGTTTTCCAGGGCGGCCTGGACGAGGAGTTCTCGATTGCGATCGACCCCGCGTTCAACGACGAGGCTGATTTCCGGGAGAATCCCGGTTCGATCACCGACTGGGACGTTCTATCGGCGACCGAGACTGGCTACGAGCGAACGTCGCTCGATCTCGACGAACCAGTGACGATTCAGTCCGGCGACTGCGTCTCGATCGGAGTTACGGACCTCTCCACGACAGAAACGGTGACCGCCGGTGAGTCGACCACGATCGAGACGACCGTGGAGAACGACGGTGCGCTTCCAGCGTCCCAGAACGTCACGATCACCGTTGACGGCGAGGCGGTCGACGAGCACGAGGTGACTCTTGAACCCGGAAACACGACGACCGTTTCGTCAACTGCTGTGTTCGACGAGCCGGGAACGTACACCGTCGAAGCGAATAACGAGACCACGACAGTGGGAGTCGAAGCTGCCGAGAGTAGTGACACGAACGTCGAGACCGATTCACTATCTGGATTCGGGATCGTTGTAACGCTGATCGCAGCTTCGGTCGTGCTGGTGGTGCGTCTCCGCTCGTAATCTCGTTTCGACGCTGTGAGAACACGAATCGATCGCCCGCACTTTCTGTTCTTGATCCGTCGTGATAGGCTGGACGACCGTTTGACCAGCCGTTACCATCTGGCAGGGAAAGCGGCCGAGTCGGCGAGTTATCGGTGACCCCGCCCACGGACCGACGACCACAGCCACCCGATCCCGAGCACGCTAGCGAGGGCGACCATGGCACCGATGCCGAAAACGGCCGCCGAGTATCCGGATTCCGATCGCTCAGCGACGCTGACCGCCGACAGCGACGTCACGTCCGCGGTGAATCGGTACGTCTCGTCTGACTCGTCTTGGAGGGTCGTCGGCGCTTCGGTCCAGCCGTCATCCGATCGCTCGTAAAGCGCGACCGCATCCGGTTCGAGACCGTAATCGTTGAGTGTCGCCGCGTCGACGGTAAACGTCGCCGTTCCTGAGACGTCCGTAGCTCGCGACTCACTCGTTACGGACAGGTGGGAGAGGGCGTCGCCGCCATCAGGTGACGATTCGATGCCGTCGGGGCGCTGAGTATCGAAGACGAGCGTCGCGTCACCGTCGATACCCGTCACGTCCAATCGTTCGAACCGGACGCCGTTAGATTCGGTCTGAGGACGGATCGAAACCGCGTTGTCTGGATCGGCGTTCAGGATCCTCGCTTCACTCCCGGTTTCCGTCGGACTGGTCGTCACGAATGGATCGTCACACGTACCGGTGCGTAGCGTCACCGGTTCCTCGAGATCGAGGTCCGTCCGGTCGGGTGAGTCGGAGTCGCCCGAGAGATACTCCCAGTCCGAGATTCCGCCGCCGTCGTGGAAGTTCGGATCGTAAAAATCCTCGTCGGGATCGGCGAACGTCGCGTTCTCGTTGAATCCCGGATGAACCGTTATCGCGAACTCATCGTCCAGGCCACCCCGGATCGCACCGCCGTCGGTTCGTCCGTCCGACCAGATCCAGTCGGCGGCGATCCAGCCGTCGCCACGATGCCACTCGGCCATGTTCGATTCGCCCGTATACAGATCGTCCTGGACGACCCACTCCGTGGCAGATGGGACTCCGGTGACGTTGAGACTCGCGAGCCCGCCCCGCGTATCCCCACCGAGATGATCATTGACCATTACGAGACTGAGACCGTCCGGGCCCTCGTGGAGGAAGAGGATACTCGTATCGTCTTCCTGGAGGTGTGTGGTCCCGTAGGAACTGTAGAGTCGCTCGACCTCCGGCGGATGCGTTTCGTGATTCCGGTAGTCGTAGAACGACTCCACCGTCTCCCCGGATTCGATCGGCTCGATCGGCTGGCATCGGTCTCCCTGTTCGAGGACGTACGAATCGGCGTCTTGGGCGGACGCCGACTGGGAGAACGCGACGGTGCTTGCGCTGCTGAGCAGACTGCACACGATGATCAGTGTGAGTATGAGACGAGCGTTCATAGAGGGGGCTGATGGTATCGTTCGTTCATTGGTTCCGGTTGTCGAGTGCCGCCTGTCGTGTTCTGGAATCCGGTTCACTGGCGAGGATCGTACAGAGCCGTCGCGGCGTCCCGACCCATGCGCCGCGATCGAGCGCCTGCTCGACGAGCCACCGGTAGAGCGTCCGGTAGCCGGGGAACTCCCGTTCGTCGAAATAGCGCGGATGCCAGAGCGCCGTCATCACGGCGTCGTTGGCCGCGGCTTCGTCGAGCAACTCCTCGCACCTGTTGCGGGCGGCGTCGAAGTCGGTGCCCGGATCAGGGAGGGCCTGTTCCATGATCGTCAGCGGAAACACCCGGAACTCGTCGCCGAACGGTCGGATCGGCCGGTACCCCGTCGTGAACCCACATTCCGTCCCCGACCCGAGGCTCGAATCGTACCGGAGGCCGATCGATCGGTAGTGGTGCCACGTCTCCGGGACGGACAGCCTGAGATGATGCTGTCGGCCGCCCGCGACTGGACCGTCGAGTACCGACTCCAGGATCGCCTTCTCCTCGCGTAACCGGTCCCGATCGTCGGCGGTGTGGTAGGAGCCGTGGAGGCCGACCTCCCAGCCGCCGTTCGCGAGGTCCCGGATCACGTCGGCCATCTCGGGCGCGGTCACGTCGTATCGACCGAGGTGTTCGATCCAGTTCGGCGCCGAGAACCAGTCGCGCGCCGGCCGATCGGCGAGGAGGTGCTGTTCGTTCAGGAAGTAGCAGGCCGATCGGACGCCGAGATCCTCCTCCAGGGCCATGAGCTCCTCGAACTGCCAGTACGGGTTCGAGGAGGAGAGGGCCGTTCGGAGGTGATAGCCCGGTCGACCCTGGGCGGCCCGGTAGAACGATCGGAACCCCTTGTACGGCCGGTCGACGTCGTGGGTCAGACAGAGGGCGAACGACGCGTCGCCGGGGACCGGATCGTCGTCCCGTGGTGCGTCGGCGACCCACTCCGGCGTCGCCGAGTGCGCCGTCCCACGGGTCTCGTCGCTCATCGAATCACCGCCCCTGTCGGGACGTTCCCCACCGCTCGATCCGGTGGGGGCGTGAACCGCCTGCTGATCTGGTGCGCAGTAACCATGATCGGTCGAACTCGTCAGTCAGATGAAACAGGTAGTGATTTAGTAAATAATCACATTACGAAGCTTTTACGCCGACTACTCGGCCATACTGGGCTCGGTCCGCTCCGTAGAATCGATCGGCCCTGCGTTCCGAATACACGTTTACGAAAGACTTATTTTCAGTTCTGGAATACTGTCCGGTATTACTGTCTGATGGGCCTCGCTAACCTGCTGTCCACGCTGCTCCCCGCGTCGGACTCGGATCCGGAGCCGGAAACGCCGGCGACGGCAACCACGGCCGAGGATGCGACCTCCACGGACGTCGTCCACGAGTGTCGGTCTTGCGGCACGAACGTGTCGGCCGACACGGTTCGCTGTCCGGCCTGTGACGGCGAGGACATCGTGTCCTACTCGATCGACTGAGGCGCTCGCCGAGCGTGACTGCCAGTTCGGCTGTCGTCCGGCGTCACCTCGAGCGGGTCGTTCTCCTCGGCGTCGAGCCAGATCGCGATCCCGAGCGAGACCACGCCGAGCAGGATGGCGACGAACGACGCCAGAACGGCGGTGAACCCGTCGTCGTCGCCGGCCGCCCGCCGGGCCGAACCGGCGAGTCCAGCCACGCCACCGGCCAGTCCGGTCGTTCCGGCACCGTAGAAGACGACCGCGGGGTGGAACTCCTGGACGACGTACCGCGTCTTCAGCCGCCAGCAGAAACTGCGGAGCAACAGCAGGGAGACGAACCTGACGAACGGCAGGTATCGAATGCTGCTCTCCTCGTCGCCGTAGATGGCCGTCATCGGCACGTCCGCGACGCGACAGCCGTGGACGTTGAGGTGCGTCAGCAGGTGGTTGAGGAAGCCGTACCGATCGGTGATCGCGTCGAGGTCGAGGTCTTCGATGGTCTCGGCGGAGATGGCGGTGTAGCCGTTCTGGGGGTCGCCGATCGACCAGTAGCCGGAGGCGAACTTCGAGAGGCCGGTCAGCATGGCGTTGCCGACGAACCGGAACGTCGACATCCCGTCCCGATCGTCGGGTGAAAGCAGCCGGTTCCCCTTCGCGTAGTCGGCGTCGCCGGTCGCGACGGGGTCGACGATCCGGTCTAAAATCTCGGGATCCATCTGGCCGTCGCCGTCCATCACGGCGACCACGTCGATCCCGTCCGCGACTGCGCGTTCGTAACCGGTCTTCACGGCACCGCCGGGACCCCGGTTCTCCTCGTGGCGGATCGGGACGACGCGGCGACCGTCGCCGCCGTCGGCGACCGTCTTCGCCGGTTCGGTCGTCTCGTTGATCCGGGATGCGACGCGCTGAATCACGTCCCAGGTGTCGTCCGGCGACGCGTCGTCGACCACGTAGATCCGATCGACGAACCTGGGGACGGTCTCGATCACCCGGCCGACGAACGCCTCCTCCTCGTAGGCGGTCACGACGACGCCGATCGAGCTGCTCTTATACATCTTCGCCCCCGTCAGTCTCGGTGCGACCGGGTGCGGTGGAGGGGCTATCCGACGTCGGCCCGGAAGCGGGGTCGTCCCGACCGAACTCGCGCGGCGGGTGGCCGTCTCGAGACCCGGCGAGCGTGTACGTCCGGTGGTCGGTGCCGGCGAGATCGATCGCGTCGCGTCCGTCGACGACCACCATCGGGTCGAGTTCGGCCCACGGAATCCGATCGAACGCCTCGTGGGGGGTCACGACGACGGCGGCGTCGAGGTCTGCGTCGGCGAGGTCGTCGATCGCGATCGGACGTGCGCCGTAGGCCGCCGGATCGACGAGCGGATCGACGCCGGCGACGGCCGCGCCGCGCTCGTTCAGTTCGTCCACGACGTCGAGTGCCGGTGAGGCGCGGGTCTCCTCGACGCCGGGCCGGTAGGTCAGCCCGAGCACGGCCACCGTGGCGTCCGCGAGGTCGGTCCCGACGGCGGCGAGTTCCCGCTCGAGTCGATCGACCACGACGGACGGCATGCCGTCGTTGACGTCGCGAGCGGTTCGCGTCAGCGCCATCGGTTCGTCCAGTTCGGAAAGCAGGAAGTGCGGGTAGTAGGGGATGCAGTGACCGCCGACGCCGGGGCCGGGATCGTGAAGCTGGCACATCGGCAGGTCGTTCGCGGTGTCGATCGCCTCCCGGACCGAGACGTCGAGTTCGTCGGCCAGCAGACCCAGTTCGTTCGCGAGGGCGATGTTGACGTCGCGGTAGACGCCCTCGAACACCTTCACAGCCTCCGCGGTGGTCGCGTCCGAGACCGGGTGCACCTCGTTGCTCGAGAGTTCGTCGTAGACGATCGCGGCCGCGCGGGTGCTCTCGTCGTCGACGCCGCCGACGACCTTGGGGTACTGGCCGCGGATGTCCCGCAGTGCGGTCCCCGAGGAGGTCCGTTCCGGGCAGAACGCGAGGCCGAACTCGCCCGGTTCGAGTCCGCTCTCCGCCGCGAGATGCGGCAGGAGGACGTCCCGGCAGGTTCCCGGCGGGAGGGTCGATTCGGCGACGACCAGGTCTCCCGGTTCCAGTCCGGCCGCGACGTCGTCCGCGACGGATTCGACCGTGGTGAGGTTCGGCCGATCGTCCTCGTCCAGTAGCGTCGGGACGATGACGACGTGTACCCGTGCGTCCGCGGCGGCCGCCGGCCCGTCGGTCGTCGCGTCGAGGCGATCCGCACTGACCTGGTCCGCGACGAGGTCGTCGAGGCCGGGTTCGCCGACGACGTGACTCTCGCCCGCGGTGACGGTCTCGACGACGTCCGGGTCGACGTCGACGCCGGTCACGTTCCCCGTCGTCTCGGCGTAGACCGCGGCGAGCGGCAGCCCCATCTTGCCGAGTCCGTAGACGGCGACCGGAATCTCGCCCTCGGTCAGGGCCGCCCGCAGTCGGGATTCGGTCCGGTCGGAATCGTAGAGTCCGATCGCGTCGCGATCGTTCGTCCGTTCCCGGTTCGTCACGCTTCCACCTCCCGTTCCGGCGGGACGGCGTCGTCCGCGACGAGCGAGTCGATCCGCTGGATCGTCTCGAGCGCGGCGATGCCGTCTTCGGGGGTGACTTCGGGTTCCGAACCGGTTTGGACGGCCTCGACGAACGCCTCGAGTTCGTGCCGCAGCGGTTCGCCGTTCGAGACCCGCGGCCGTTCGACGACGCTCTCGTGTCGATACCGGTTCTGCCCGTCGTCCGTGAGGTACTCGGGATACGAGTCCCGGTGGATCAGGACGGACTGTTCCAGGTAGTCGACCTCCACGAGGCACTCGCGGGCGGTCACCGTCAGTTTCCGGACTTTCTTCTGTGTCAGGCGACTCGCCGTCAGCGACGCGATCACGTCGTCGTACTGCATGTTCGCCGTCGCGTACTGGCCGTCCTCGGTTCCCGTCGCGGTCAGCGCGTCCGGCCGTTCGTCGAGGATCGACCCGACCACGTCGACGTCGTGGACCATCAGGTCGAAGACGACGTTCCCGCGAGCCGTTCGATCGACCGGCGGTCCGAGCCGTTCGGCTTCGACAGCGATGACGTCGAGGTCGTCGATCAACTCGGTCAGCGTCTGGACGGCGGGGTTGAACCGCTCGATGTGGCCCACCTGCAGCACCAGGCCCTCGTCGCGGGCCTTCGCCGCGAGCGCGCGTCCGTCGGCGACAGACCCGGTGATCGGTTTCTCCACGAGGACGTGGGTCCCGGATTCGAGACAGGTCGAGACAACGTCGGCGTGGGCGTGTGTCGGCACGGCGACGGTCACGAGGTCACAGTGATCGAGCAGCGCCTCGATGGTGACGGCCGTGGCTCCGAACTCGCTCGCGACTCGGCGTGCGACGGATCGGTCCCGATCGCTGACGCCGACGAGGTCGACGTTCGGGAGTTCGCTGTACACGCGCGCGTGGTTCTCGCCCATCGAGCCGACGCCGATGACGCCGGCCCTGAATCGATTATCGTCGGTCATGAACTGGTGTAGTGATTCCGCACTGCTTCGACCACGGTCCGGCGGTCACGCTCGGAGAGACCGGGGTGGACGGGCAGGGAGAGCACGGCGTCGGCCGCCCGCTCCGCTCGGGGCAGCCGCGTCGCGGCTGTGCTCACCGACTCGTAGGCCGGCTGGCGGTGGATCGGCGTCTCGTAGTAGACGGCGCTGTCGACGCCGTGGGCATCAAGCGTGGCCGCCAGCGCTTCCCGGTCGTCCGTCCGGACCGTGTACTGGTGGTAGACGTGTCGATGCCCCTGCGGCTCCGTCGGCGTCTCGATCGGCAGGTCGGCCAGTTCCTCGTCGTAGACCGCCGCGTTCTCTCTGCGGGCGTCGTTGGACGACGGCAGGCGTTCGAGCTGGGCGCGTCCGATGGCCGCCGCGACGCTCGTCAGGCGGTGGTTGTGCCCGAGTTCAACGTGGTCGTAGCCGCCGGTCCCGGTCTCGCCGCGACCGTGGTTGACGTAGCGGGCGACCCCGTCGGCGACGTCCGCCCGAGTCGTGGTGACCATGCCGCCCTCGCCGGTCGTCATGTTCTTCGTCGGGTAGAACGAGAAGCAGGCGGCGTCGCCGAACTGGCCGACTCGCTTGCCCCGGATGGTCGCGCCGTGGGCCTGGCAGGCGTCCTCGACGACGAACAGGTCGTGCTCGTCGGCGATATCGAGCAGCGCCGGCATGTCGGCGGCCAGCCCGTAGAGATGGACGGGTAACAGGCCGACGACGTCGTCTCGCTCCCCGACGATCCGATCGACGTCGTCGGGATCGATCGTGTAGGTCTCAGGGTCGATGTCGGCGAAGACCGGCGTTCCACCCGCGAGCCTGATGGCGTTGGCGCTCGCCACGAACGAGAACGGAGAGGTGACGACCGCGTCGCCCTCCTCGAGGCCGAGGGCCTCGAGTGCGGCGTGCAGGGCCGTCGTCCCGTTCGAGGTCGCGACGCCACGGTCGGCCCCACAGAAGGCGGCGAATTCCTTTTCGAAGGCCCTCACTTCCGGCCCGTCGGCGAGCGTGCCGTCTTCGAGGAGCGACTGGACCCGATCGACGGCGTCCCCGCTGAGAGCGGGATCGGCGATCGACACCCTGCGTTCACCGTCGGCCGCCCCGAGCGAGCCAGCGTCACTGCCGGCGTCGCTGGGTTCCGTTCCGGCGTCGATTCCCGTCTCGACGTCGGTATCGGTGTCAGTGTCCGTCATGCGAGCTGGTTCGGTCCCTCCAGGGGCTCGGGAAGCGATCGTTCGGTGGCCGGTGCTCCGACGGCGAGCGTGTCGGGCGGTACGTCCTCGGTGACCACCGCACCCGCCGCGACGAACGCGTTCGCCCCGACCGTGACGCCGGGGAGCACGGTCGCGTTCGCGCCGATCGACGCGCCCTCCTCGATCGTCGGCCCTTCGAGGCCGTCGTCCGTCCGGATCGGGTACTCGTCGTTGGTCATGACCGCACCCGGGCCGACGAAGACGTTGTCCGCGATCGAGGTCTGGGTCGGGACGTAGACGTTCGTCTGCAGGCTCACGTGGGAGCCGATCGTCGTCTGGCCGTCGATGACGGACTTCGTCCCGACGAGCACGTCGTCGCCCACGGTCGTCCCCTCGCGGACCAGCACGTCGTGACCGGTCGTGAAGTCGTCGCCGATCGTCACGTCGCCGTAGACGATCGATCCGGCCCTGATCGTCGCCCCGTCGCCGACCCGCGTCGGGTCGTCGAACGCACCGTAGCCGACGGTGGCGCCGTCGTCGACGGTACAGTCCGTTCCGCTGACGAACTCAGCCACGGCGATACACCCCGGTTACGGTCGGCCGTACCGACCCGTTCGTCGTCCGTTCGTCGATGAAATCCTCGGCGTTGGTGTAGTACATGCAGTATCGATACCCGCGTGGGCAATCGTCCTGACACAGCCGGTAACGAGGCTTTGTTATCCCCGTCTTGAGGGGTTCGTAGTCGCGAACTACACGGGGGACGAAACCGGAATCGAGAGACCGACGACCTGGGACCGGTCGGACCCGAATTCTGCACCTGTGGTCGTTCACGATGCTGGAAACGTTGGCTTAGCCGTCAGTCACGAGGCCCAACTGGTACAATTCCCTTTCTCGAGGGTAGCTGAGCGATAGTAAAGGGACTCAGCGTGTCACACTGGCGTGTGCGGTATCCGAACACACCCGAGGCCGGGACCGCGAGCGCATCCCATGACTGACAGTGAACTCACGCAAGCTGAACTGTTCGACGTGTTCAGCAACGCCCGGAGACGACGGACGGTCCAGTACCTGAAACGAAACGGTGGCACCTGTGATCTCGCGCCCCTCGTCGAGCAGGTCGCCGCCTGGGAGAACGAGACGTCCCCCGAGGACGTGACCCGGACGCAACGGCGCCGGGTCTACATCTCGCTCTACCAGACACACCTTCCCATGCTCGAAGACCACGGCATCGTCGACTGGAACCCCGACGACCACATCATCGAGCTCCTGCCCAGCGAGGACCTGTTCGAACCCTACCTCGATCGACGCCTCGAGGACCAGCGATCGTGGCACCGGATCTACGCGTCGGTGACGTCCCTCGGCGTCGTCGGACTCGCGGTCTCGTGGCTCTCGATCGGCCCGCTGTCGACCGCGATCGCGCCTGCCGTCGCCCTGGTGGTGTGTGCAACGGTTCTCCTCGTCGCGCTCGCACAGCACGTCGCCCGCCGGCCCGACGTCGGCCGCTCTCTCGGGAGCGCTGGCCGGTAACGAACCCGTCCCCAGTCACCGTTCGGGTCCGTCGACGGCTCGATCGACCGGCCGTCGAGTCGCTGTTCTGCCGTTCGCGATCGATCGTCGATCCTCGCCGTCCGGCGTCGATACTGCGTCACGTGCCGCCGAACCTGTCGACGACCTGCCGTCAGTTGCGTCCGCTCGGGAGTGCGATCGGCGACCCTATTCCGTCGTGACCGTCACCCAGAAGTAGGTATCTTCCAGCGCGTTCTCGTTGGTCGGTTCGGCCGGCGGTGCCTCGTCGTACAGGAGGACGCTGATCCGAACCGTCTCGCCGGGTGCTGCGGTCGGCGTGATCCCCTGTTCGCCGGTTCCGGTGCTCCCGTCCGCCACGGTGGCATCGATCTCGCGTAACTGTTCTCGCTCGACGACCTCGCCGTCTTCGACGGTCTGTTGCTGGACGACGACCGTGTAGTCCTCGTGGTCTCCCTCCTGGTTCTCGATCGAGATCGTGACCGGGATCGACTCACCGGGGGCGACCTCGTCGGGCAGTTCGCCGGCGACGAGGTCCCCCTCCTCGTTCTCCGTGTACAGTCCCAGCTCCGTGAAGCCGCCAGCCGAGGCGGGCGAGAGCAGCGCCAGCACCAGTGCCCCGGTGGCGACGCCGATCGCCACGACTAGCACCACCGAGGACAGCCTGAACCTG
This genomic stretch from Halosolutus amylolyticus harbors:
- a CDS encoding glycosyltransferase family 2 protein, which translates into the protein MYKSSSIGVVVTAYEEEAFVGRVIETVPRFVDRIYVVDDASPDDTWDVIQRVASRINETTEPAKTVADGGDGRRVVPIRHEENRGPGGAVKTGYERAVADGIDVVAVMDGDGQMDPEILDRIVDPVATGDADYAKGNRLLSPDDRDGMSTFRFVGNAMLTGLSKFASGYWSIGDPQNGYTAISAETIEDLDLDAITDRYGFLNHLLTHLNVHGCRVADVPMTAIYGDEESSIRYLPFVRFVSLLLLRSFCWRLKTRYVVQEFHPAVVFYGAGTTGLAGGVAGLAGSARRAAGDDDGFTAVLASFVAILLGVVSLGIAIWLDAEENDPLEVTPDDSRTGSHARRAPQSIE
- a CDS encoding Gfo/Idh/MocA family protein encodes the protein MTDDNRFRAGVIGVGSMGENHARVYSELPNVDLVGVSDRDRSVARRVASEFGATAVTIEALLDHCDLVTVAVPTHAHADVVSTCLESGTHVLVEKPITGSVADGRALAAKARDEGLVLQVGHIERFNPAVQTLTELIDDLDVIAVEAERLGPPVDRTARGNVVFDLMVHDVDVVGSILDERPDALTATGTEDGQYATANMQYDDVIASLTASRLTQKKVRKLTVTARECLVEVDYLEQSVLIHRDSYPEYLTDDGQNRYRHESVVERPRVSNGEPLRHELEAFVEAVQTGSEPEVTPEDGIAALETIQRIDSLVADDAVPPEREVEA
- a CDS encoding polysaccharide deacetylase family protein; the encoded protein is MSDETRGTAHSATPEWVADAPRDDDPVPGDASFALCLTHDVDRPYKGFRSFYRAAQGRPGYHLRTALSSSNPYWQFEELMALEEDLGVRSACYFLNEQHLLADRPARDWFSAPNWIEHLGRYDVTAPEMADVIRDLANGGWEVGLHGSYHTADDRDRLREEKAILESVLDGPVAGGRQHHLRLSVPETWHHYRSIGLRYDSSLGSGTECGFTTGYRPIRPFGDEFRVFPLTIMEQALPDPGTDFDAARNRCEELLDEAAANDAVMTALWHPRYFDEREFPGYRTLYRWLVEQALDRGAWVGTPRRLCTILASEPDSRTRQAALDNRNQ
- a CDS encoding DegT/DnrJ/EryC1/StrS family aminotransferase; translated protein: MTDTDTDTDVETGIDAGTEPSDAGSDAGSLGAADGERRVSIADPALSGDAVDRVQSLLEDGTLADGPEVRAFEKEFAAFCGADRGVATSNGTTALHAALEALGLEEGDAVVTSPFSFVASANAIRLAGGTPVFADIDPETYTIDPDDVDRIVGERDDVVGLLPVHLYGLAADMPALLDIADEHDLFVVEDACQAHGATIRGKRVGQFGDAACFSFYPTKNMTTGEGGMVTTTRADVADGVARYVNHGRGETGTGGYDHVELGHNHRLTSVAAAIGRAQLERLPSSNDARRENAAVYDEELADLPIETPTEPQGHRHVYHQYTVRTDDREALAATLDAHGVDSAVYYETPIHRQPAYESVSTAATRLPRAERAADAVLSLPVHPGLSERDRRTVVEAVRNHYTSS
- a CDS encoding acyltransferase, whose translation is MAEFVSGTDCTVDDGATVGYGAFDDPTRVGDGATIRAGSIVYGDVTIGDDFTTGHDVLVREGTTVGDDVLVGTKSVIDGQTTIGSHVSLQTNVYVPTQTSIADNVFVGPGAVMTNDEYPIRTDDGLEGPTIEEGASIGANATVLPGVTVGANAFVAAGAVVTEDVPPDTLAVGAPATERSLPEPLEGPNQLA
- a CDS encoding DUF7344 domain-containing protein; the encoded protein is MTDSELTQAELFDVFSNARRRRTVQYLKRNGGTCDLAPLVEQVAAWENETSPEDVTRTQRRRVYISLYQTHLPMLEDHGIVDWNPDDHIIELLPSEDLFEPYLDRRLEDQRSWHRIYASVTSLGVVGLAVSWLSIGPLSTAIAPAVALVVCATVLLVALAQHVARRPDVGRSLGSAGR
- a CDS encoding CARDB domain-containing protein, encoding MTQGEECVAVEPLGNGTQSVEAFYDYRTPETSPSNYTYSSHGTTQLQADDTSNLFLYEGTEGLSLVLVHDQYDGDSPGGAATMQFDELPEEGEWVVEDDNYSDDIQGGPDDVFEHNDTSSRITWAWADNRTDGAVFQGGLDEEFSIAIDPAFNDEADFRENPGSITDWDVLSATETGYERTSLDLDEPVTIQSGDCVSIGVTDLSTTETVTAGESTTIETTVENDGALPASQNVTITVDGEAVDEHEVTLEPGNTTTVSSTAVFDEPGTYTVEANNETTTVGVEAAESSDTNVETDSLSGFGIVVTLIAASVVLVVRLRS
- a CDS encoding nucleotide sugar dehydrogenase, whose amino-acid sequence is MGLYDSDRTESRLRAALTEGEIPVAVYGLGKMGLPLAAVYAETTGNVTGVDVDPDVVETVTAGESHVVGEPGLDDLVADQVSADRLDATTDGPAAAADARVHVVIVPTLLDEDDRPNLTTVESVADDVAAGLEPGDLVVAESTLPPGTCRDVLLPHLAAESGLEPGEFGLAFCPERTSSGTALRDIRGQYPKVVGGVDDESTRAAAIVYDELSSNEVHPVSDATTAEAVKVFEGVYRDVNIALANELGLLADELDVSVREAIDTANDLPMCQLHDPGPGVGGHCIPYYPHFLLSELDEPMALTRTARDVNDGMPSVVVDRLERELAAVGTDLADATVAVLGLTYRPGVEETRASPALDVVDELNERGAAVAGVDPLVDPAAYGARPIAIDDLADADLDAAVVVTPHEAFDRIPWAELDPMVVVDGRDAIDLAGTDHRTYTLAGSRDGHPPREFGRDDPASGPTSDSPSTAPGRTETDGGEDV